Part of the Strigops habroptila isolate Jane chromosome 22, bStrHab1.2.pri, whole genome shotgun sequence genome, AGGGTTTTGTGGTATAATCTGAACACAAAAAGGGTGTCCAGAAGCTCCCCTAATGGACATGTGAGCAACAAGCATGCTTGGATACTGTCTCGGGTTGACAAGGGAACACACTGACCTACTGCAAGACATTTCTGTGCAGTCCAACACTGACCTGTTGAAAGCTCTGATTCCATGTTACCACCTGCAACTGATCCTTGCCCTTCCTTCCTCGAAACCCTTCTTGGAAATCCTGGATGTGGAGGGAGCGCCAAAGGGATTGAAATGAGAGGTTGCCAGAGCAACTATACAAAAGGACATGTGAACCCTCTACTAGATTCTGGCAAAGTTGGAATAGGTTGAGCATTGATGTGTAGGTGATAGATATGTACACACAGGCCTCATAGTTCCTCATCAGAAAGAGATGGGCAGTGCTGATGTTATGTGCTGGAAACTCTTTGCACAGCCAGAATggagcaggaaaagcatttttgcaTCCACCAAAGGAGTCTTGTGCTGAAAAAAACAAGGAGTTGCAGAGTTCTTTATCTGTCACTCTACCATGCAGGGAAGTGATACTGGCACAGTTGTGCTGCAAAGCTTCTAGAAACCCCACTCAGCTGCTGAGCAGGTTGTGCTTGGGGAGGTCCCAAGCAGTGATCATTTTGTTTCTCCAACCATGCCACAAGCTGGGGAGGCTGAAGAAGTGGCACCCCATTACCTCAGTTCTCAGTCTCTCCATCACATGCAGGAAATAGTTcgtgctgctgctctggttgTGCTTCGGGTACAGTAGGAGGTGCCTGCTATGCCATGCTCCTCCGATTGTACTTGCAAAGAAATATGGACCCTGCTTGCAGCTGAGCAGGGTTATGTGCCCCGTGGAAATCCTGCCATGTATTTGGTCATGCCTGGTGTAGGACTGATATGTAAAACAGATGCTTGTCTCAACCATTGCTCTCCGTGACCTTAGGACTGATACATAAAACAGGTATTTGTCTTAACCATTGCTCTCTGTGAGCCATGAACTTTTGTGAGTGTGGCGAGACCGTGTACCCCTCAGAAAGAGACTTTATTGCTCTCTGAAACAACTTGTGGATTCGGCTCTGTTGATTCAGCTGCTTGtccttgcacagggaggaggctgggatgcATCAGTTCTGACAAGCGGACAGGAACATCCTGGCAAAAACCAAAAAGCGGACGGGAACGTCCttgcaggaaacaaaaagcagatggGAACGTCCTTGCAGGAACCAAAAAGCAGACGGGAACATCCTTGCAGGAACCAAAAAGCAGACGGGAACATCCTTGCAGGAACAAACTGTATGGTCAGCAGacaaaaaacctgctgaaacgTGCAATTCGTGGATGTAGCCCATGGCTGGTCACAGTTGTTGCGCAATGCTGGAGCAACGACTACCTGATTGACATCCGGACACAATATGGTATAAAGGACCGCACGACTGCCAGCTAGTTGGAAGACTTCTCCCACCAGTCTGGATGACGGGATGCCGTATGACTCCGTGGTGGTAACTTAACTATTTGacctgctctctctctctctgcaaattTGCTTCTATCCTTTTCTCcctactcttcctctttttcttcttctcttttattctcttttattttattttattttattttttacaatagttttagataataaattgcattatttggacatttgacctcatttgtgtcttaatttcacccCGTGAGATCTGAATCCTCTTTGTACTGTCCACCGGGACGCGACACCTGGTGTGCAGCCGTCTGTGTGGTTAAAGCAGAAGTGGTGGCAAAGACACAGGCAGCAAGAAGGATGTGTATCGATTGGCCAGGACATGCGTTGGTCACTTGGGTGCATTCAGCTTTGCCCGTGGTCTCCAGCAAAGAGTGTTGAGAGGGGGATAGCCTTGGATCTTAAGCACTGGTACTCTGCTGTTAAAGGTAGGTGGTgatgagggagagaaggaagatggCAAAAGAGGCGGAACAGCTTCTGCTCAGATGAAAGCTCGATCTCAGAGAGAATGTCTAAACCCCAGAGCAGAGGTTCCCTGCCTAGAAACGTGATGCCTAATAAAGTGTGAATGAGCACAGAACTAGAGCTGACTCTTGTGCATGGGTGACCAGGCTGAAGCCTCAGGGTTATGAGGAGACGGGCCGCATGCATCAGGAAACACTTAAAAGGGAGGCCCTGCAGGGCAAGAGGCTGGTTCACCTGGTGAGGTAGGACACTCCTCGTTACTGGCTGCATCATCTGTCTGTGCTGATGTGTCATTTCCCCTGGAAAAGTTAGGGTTCTAATAGTGTCAGTCTAAAGGAGCCTGTGTGGCTGAACAGGCACGTCATgaacagggaaatgaaaagagaaggtTGCAGGGCAGAAGTAAACCCCCTAATTTTTTCAATTGTGATGACTTGCATGTAAGATGAGCTTTTTGGGAAACACATTCCACGTGCAAAGTCTTCCTCTGGGCGTGGGACAGTCTTGAGCAGTACATAAGCCAGTCCAGTGGGGGCTCTCCCTCAGCCACTTCTCTTGCCTTCTACTTGGTGAACGAGGTAAGTAGCAAGTGCCTTCTTCTGCTTGTtgtctttgtaatttttctctttgtcttctgttctcgactgaaaagttttgttttgctgagacCATTGCCACTCATCTCTGTTCTCTTTACCAAACTGTGGGGAGGTGGGAGAAGGTCTTCTCTGTCTTTGCAAGGCCCTATTGAGGACTGCAACTCCTAAGATTCTCTTCTTCCCTATGAAGCTTGtccctgcttcccagcctgTGCCTTTGCTCTGACCGAGCAGGCTGTCAGGCTGCTCCTCACACGCTGCCTGTGCTTTGGCTGCCCTCTCTCCCAGGTCCACCTCCACCCCAAAGCCATGTCTTGCTACGACCTGCGCCGTCCCTGTGGGCCAACCCCACTGGCCAACAGCTGCAACgagccctgtgtcaggcagtgccaggaCTCCCGCGTGGTGATCCAGCCCTCTCCCGTGGTGGTGACCCTGCCCGgacccatcctcagctccttcccccagaACACTGCCGTGGGATCCTCCACCTCCGCTGCCGTTGGCAGCATCCTGAGTGAGGAGGGAGTGCCCATCAACTCCGGGGGCTTCAGCCTCTCTGGCCTTGGTGGCCGCTACTGCAGCAGAAGGAGCCTGCCCTGCTAAAGCCGGGATGGATGTCCAGTGAGTGCATCGACCAGGAAGACCAAAGCCAGGTGCCAGACTGAGGACATTGCTGCTGGCCAGGCTTCTCTGGGCAGATTGGTTGAGCATCCTTGTGCCCTCCTGCAAGGGAGGGATGGAAGCAAGGTGTC contains:
- the LOC115602815 gene encoding feather beta keratin, giving the protein MSCYDLRRPCGPTPLANSCNEPCVRQCQDSRVVIQPSPVVVTLPGPILSSFPQNTAVGSSTSAAVGSILSEEGVPINSGGFSLSGLGGRYCSRRSLPC